A stretch of DNA from Hemitrygon akajei unplaced genomic scaffold, sHemAka1.3 Scf000092, whole genome shotgun sequence:
gaaattctgattggtataaattggtataaaattcttgaaaaaaaTTGTTAATTTCATCATGGCCAACCGTCAAAGTACCATCAGTTTACGAACCCTATTAATCTGAAGTTTTGCCAAAGCAGCttttaattggttagccaataatttacccaatttatcaccaaatatataaaatgacccttagttttaagtaactgattttcaatcggggatgttaataacaaatgatgttgcatctgaagttcaactctctctttataaagcttcaaattgggagcaatagaatattttctatcaatttctttaatcctatcaaccaatgtacgtatttcattattaatttgATTCTTCAATCCAGCAGAGTGTGAAATAATTTACCCTCGGATATATGTTTTAAAGGCATCACGTGATATCCCACTGAAAATTTCTTCCGttgagttagttgaaaagaaaaaggcaatctgtcctttaatgaaattaataaaatttaagccctgaagtaaaatagagttgaaccgccATTGTTTAGTACCAAAGGTTACATCAGTTAACTTAACTGATaatttcaaaggtgcatgatcggaAATGGCAATTGTATCATATTCACAGGCAGTGACAAATGAAACTAACTGATAATCAATAAAGATGTAAAGGAATCTAGAGTAATTATGATATACATGAGAAAAAAGAGAACTCTTTTTCATTAGGATGTAAAAACCTCCTAATATCTAAAATTCCAGAGTCAActaaggaggaattaataaaaatAGCAGATTGGTTTGTAAGTACCTGATTAGGCACAGACTTATCCATCATATGTTTCagccaacaattaaaatctccacccattattaccatatattcatttaaattgggaAGAAATGCAAAAAAGTGCTTAAAGAGTTCAGGATAGTCAGTATTTagtgcataaatattaaccaaaactaatTTATTGTTATAAAGTTAACCAGTGTTTAATAGAAGTTTATCATATTGGTCTGAAATTGTATcatagtgaacaaatgaaatctaggcgtctataaaaaaaagaaacacctTTCACCTTAGTCAATGAGTTAGAGTGAAACTGTTGGCTTTTCCAAAAACTAAAGAAGCACTGATTATCCTCCTTACTCATATGTCTTCTGCGCAAAAATAATCTGAGCATTCAGTCTATGAAAAACTCTAAAAATCTTCTTCTATTTAATTGGATGATTCAAACCGTTCgtattccatgaaacaaaattaataatgacaaaattaattaataatatccattttccttaaataaacaatgtagtatgtaaagggttaaccacATTGCATAGGAAACTCATGAATCAGGAGGAGGGAAAATAGTTTAAAGAGGAAACGGAAGTTACGACAATacagacatttttgtagtttcaattCAGCCCAAAAGAAAAATACTAGACTAAAAATAGCTCTACCACCCCACCCACAAAGACCGAACACCTGGCCAATAGACAGCCAGACAACTATCTAAGAACCTCCCTACCCCCATCTCCCTTGAGGCAAatctccaaatttaaaaaaataaaaaacaaaccaCCCATAGTCAAAACATTACGAGAGGAATGTCAAGCAGATGTTAGAGAAAAACAGCCAATTGCAGACCATTTTAAAAGAAAAGGTCTTTAAAAATGACACAAAATACAATCTTAATAATATTTCAAGAAAAAGGAAATAATCAGCAGATCAAATTCTTAATGattttcaaaagcaaacaattaaaaataaaaaagtaaaacaatgaaggaaaaagaaagaaactttAACATGGAAACATAATAAACATCCGAATGTCAAAACACAGTACGACTGTAATCAACCCAAGGGCAAAGTTCTAAAGTGTCCAAATCTATAAGCTGGCTGTTAACTAATAaaccagatacacacagacataaAGGAATGGTAAATTTCAGAGACATCCAAGCTCAAATGTTGATCTTCAAAATATTAGACATCTGCGTTCAAGCTTAGCTCTTTGAGAAATTGTTTTGCTTCATTCACGGATTTAAAGCATTTGAATGATTTATTGGGCAGAGCAACCCTTAGGTGAAAGGGATATAACAAAGCTGGACAAAGATTCCTCTGATATaattctgacatcaccattttaaaATGCAATCTTTCTTGCATAACCTCAGGACAAAAATCTTCAACAAAATGAAACTTAAGATTCTCATGCTCAGTAACTCCTTTCTGATGAGCAATCCGAATGAAGTTCTTCTTAGTATTCACATTGTGACATGACGTGGTTTTAACCCTTTCGATGGTTTTGGTTTCAGCGCCCGATGTGTGCGGTCGAGTGCAAGAAGGGAAGAAAATACGTCCGAGCCAAAGACCTCCATTAAGAatttttaagatagtacacagggcccatatgtccaaagataaattggcacatattttttcctaatataagccctatttgtgacagatgtaacgcagaagtggctactctgacTCAAATGTTTTGTTCTTGtgttaagtttaaataatttttggtgggatgtgtttggaatattatctaaagttatagatgcgGATGTTCAAcgtaatccacttacagcaatttttgggattattccagaggaagcattttatctatttgattttgacattatatgctgtttatatgtttttttttatattatctacttgttaaactcctcttccaatttgtatattctttatttggaaaccaataaaaaagattgaaaaatgagatgaagaattgagaaaaaaactgagtaaGATCCCGGCTCTCAACGTCCTCACTAGTCTACTATTCACAAATTCAGTCTGTGGCTTCGACTCTCCAAATCAGTAATCTTGATTTTGTTCTGCTCCAGGGTTTGAGTGGTTGAACTTCATTTCATATCCAAAGAATTCAATTTGCGATCTCTCTGTTTCCCAGCTTTAATAAACTCTGAAATTTGCCGCTACTGTTTTTCGTTCTTCTTTTCAAGTGTTGCCAATGTACCTTCGCTCTCCTTTAACCATAATTCCAAGGTAATAAATCTTTCATCAAGTTCTTCATCCAAAAGATTCTAGATAGCCAGTAAAGTAAGTTGAAACTTTTTAGGCTGTTCAAAGACATCGTCTTTCTTTCCATTTTCACTGCCGGTTCCCTTGCCTTCGGTTAATGACTTTCTTCCTCTGTAAGCCATTTCAGTCGATTAAAATTCAAATATATAAAAGTGTTATAAACACTttgataaagatattaaaggggtggtaagtaaatttaaaatgaacGGAGCAAAGCCAGAATGCAACCTACTCCATGTAGCGCCTCCATGAGAGTCCTTCGCCTAATGTAGCCTAACGCGCACATTCCCAAAAATGTAGCTACACGTCACGGCAACACAGACTGcaagaactgtgattggtccacttggcagCAGCCAGtttcctcctatgcatttccTGTCGCTTCGAAGTTGGAAGGTGGACCACATCAAGGAGAGGTTAGGTGAGGTAGTCAGAAAATATGTACATGTGCACGACTCTTCATTGGCAGACAATAaaaacttgaaaatggcatcaaaatCGTGCAAAGAAATTTCCACCAACATTGCTTTGGACATCGCGGACTGCACAAAGTAATGGGAAAACTTGTCAtttttctgcgttgcagtaatttcaaaAGAAGTAACACTTCTGCAACATtgattagctccaactccaacaagacGTAGTCAGCAGTCGCCATTGTTCCCAACTCAACACGAGTCAAATCAACACAGTAGCACAGAACCCCaacaccaactagcgttttggcagaGCGACGCAGACACACGAACTCACAAGTAGAAATGCTCACAATGGCATAGCGTCTACGCAGAGGTATAATTCAGGcttcagcaggtgaacggcttctccccagtatgaactgacaggtgtgcttgtaggtgggaggactgagtgaatcccttcccacagtctgagcaggtgaacggtctttccccagtgtgaactcgctgatgtaccttcagagtgcatgattgaatgaatcccttcccacattctgagcagatgaacggccgctccccagtgtgaactctccaatgtaccttcagttcagatgaccgagtgaatcccttcccacagtctgagcaggtgaacggtcgttccccagtgtgaactcgctgatgtaccttcagattgcatgattgaatgaatcccttcccacattctgagcagatgaaaggccgctccccagtgtgaactctccaatgtaccttcagttcagatgagcaagtgaatcccttcccacagtctgagcaggtgaatggcctctctccagtgtgaactctctgatgtaacttcagtttagatgactgagtgaatcccttcccacagtccgaacaggtgaacggccgctccccggtgtgaaggCGCTGGTGAACCAGTAGGgtgtatgactgagtgaatcccttcccacagtctgagcaggtgaatggcctctccccagtgtgaactgactggtggctcagtagctgagatgacaaaatgaatccctccccacagtatgaacaggtaaatggcctctccccagtgtgaactgacctgtgtgctcGTAGGTGGGCTAactgtgtgaatctcttcccacaatctgagcaggtgaatggtcgctctccagtgtgaactcgctgatgtattttcagtttaaatgactgagtgaatcctttcccacagtctgagcaggtgaacggcctctctccagtgtgaactcgctgatgtaccttcagttcagatgacagaatgaatcccttcccacagtctgagcaggtgaatggccgctccccagtgtgaactttctgatgtaccttcagaaaagatgaccgagtgaatcccttcccacagtctgagcaggtgaatggcctctccccagtgtgaactcgctgatgtttcttcagatcagatgagcaagtgaatcccttcccacagtctgagcaggtgaatggcctctccccagtgtgaactcgctgatgactctgtaggtgggatgactgagtgaatcccttcccacagtctgagcaggtgaacggcctctccccagtgtgaactcgctgatgtaccttcagatgagatgactgattgaaccccttcccacattctgagcaggtgaacggccgctccccggtgtgaactcgctgatgagccattaggtcatatgaccgagtg
This window harbors:
- the LOC140722896 gene encoding uncharacterized protein, with translation MAHQRVHTGERPFTCSECGKGFNQSSHLKVHQRVHTGERPFTCSDCGKGFTQSSHLQSHQRVHTGERPFTCSDCGKGFTCSSDLKKHQRVHTGERPFTCSDCGKGFTRSSFLKVHQKVHTGERPFTCSDCGKGFILSSELKVHQRVHTGERPFTCSDCGKGFTQSFKLKIHQRVHTGERPFTCSDCGKRFTQLAHLRAHRSVHTGERPFTCSYCGEGFILSSQLLSHQSVHTGERPFTCSDCGKGFTQSYTLLVHQRLHTGERPFTCSDCGKGFTQSSKLKLHQRVHTGERPFTCSDCGKGFTCSSELKVHWRVHTGERPFICSECGKGFIQSCNLKVHQRVHTGERPFTCSDCGKGFTRSSELKVHWRVHTGERPFICSECGKGFIQSCTLKVHQRVHTGERPFTCSDCGKGFTQSSHLQAHLSVHTGEKPFTC